caaaacaaattcaataatgaGTCAATGTGTTGTCACCAAGTTAGTGTCAGTTTTtgaaaacttgaattttaagaGATAGGTCGTTGTGCCTTCTAGTTTTAGAAACTGATGTGAACCTAAGATGATGCTTTTAAGACAAAAAAGAGGTCCCTAGGAATAAGGAATAATGTAGGTTGAGCTTAGTATTTTGTTCgacttttgttttcatgttttaaaaaatattaaccttgttaaattgtttttaaatttatcatttgacGTTGTGTTGATTGGAGATTGCTTTtgacaatttgttttgtttgctttccATCAAGTTATTgcggaattaaaaaaaatccttccaaTATTATATTGGTACttgatttgcaaaaaaaatcgGTTTGgttggttgtttttcaatttcatgcttGCACATTGCATTGATTAGGAATTAggcttgataaattattttgatttgttttctataatgttattatagtgtttaaaaaaatttctaatattgggttgatgcttgattctaaaaaataattttaaaaaaattaaaaaaaaggatcaaatttgacaatggaacaaaaatgttttttattttattaactgtTCATTTGGTGCCTTATTTGAGAAAATAGCACATGggattttttaaacttcattttttgtccttttagtttgaatattttaaGCTCTATTCcaaaacttcatattttttttttcatatatcaaTCCCTAAGTTTGAGGGAAGAGAGAGAATGAGGTTGTTgcgaaggagagagaaagtcatCGAATGACCtacatttcaaatataaaaaaagatcaattttagtgttaataaattttattttgtaaggaaAGTTTTAACCTTAATCTTGCATGAAAAATTAGATCgtgtcttgaatttttttttgaattcaagctgatttttcatttttttaatcaatgtttTTGCTAATTTATGCTATAAATGGGCTTATTGAGGTATCTAGAGTGTTTCTTAGGTGTTTTTGGgctaaaagatttttcaaaattcctTTTCTAGGTTAAAAAATGGGAGGCCTAATTTCTCAGCTAGCTGAACTAGTTCAAGGTGAATTAGAAATGATGCGTCGTTTTTCCCATGTAGCGAACATgttgtttgtttcttcttcattttttttctattgatttttttttaaaaagggccCAAGTATGTTAAGTCACCCAGGACTCGCACacctagcttttttttttgtgtcatttgattcttttaaattttattcttcaaaattaggttttcttggttttttttttttaatttttatcctttaacatttttggtttattttgaatttgtctctataatttattttgattttctttctttggatTTATCCTGGTTTCAATCAAATGTCTTGGAATTTGGTTATCTAGTTAATTTTTTGAAtgtctatttttgttgttgtataattaaataaaaaataatttcagaaaaaaacaaagttactAAACCATGTGGAGTTTATGATCCGGATCACAAGTTTGATGTGTTAacttggattgattgagaatttgatttcataacttgttttaacattttctataagattattacaatcttaaataaatatctcaatattgaattgatgctcaattttgtgagtatctattttttatcatataattaaacaaaaaataattaaaaaaaaaacaaagttattagaCCTATTTAATTCCATGACACAAGCTGCAGGTTTGTTAGGTTGTCTTTGGACCCATCAAATTATTTGGGTTATGTCAAAGCAAGtttcatttagtttaatttaaaccCGAATTAAATAAGAAGTcgagttaaaaaatttaaaaattaaccaacTAGGTTGAGTTTAGTAACGTTGCCAAAAGATTCCCTAcaacatgaatattttttttatttttattattttaaatataactcgcaacataacaataacaaatatcTAGTAaagatttattatatttgaattaattagagTACTGCAATGTATTTATCAGCATATCGCTTAATAATCAGAATAACTCTattacaaattgaaaaataaaaaaaaattatggtatttaaaaaataactagtaatatgttattagttatttttttaaattaattttgaagaaaatcactcacacacacatatacacaAAATTCACCCATATCTTAAAAATTCTCTCCTAATTATATTTATGAACTAATAAAACACTACTATAAACATAGTaaatttctcaataaaatttgCTAATTCTTGCTAACAGAATCTGacgcataaaaaaaatatcttaacagaaagcaaatatttatagtatttgttttcgtatttttaatatcacaaaAAAGGGAAGGCAAAGCAGCTACAGAAAAGGCAATGAAAGTTCTTTTCTGCATTAACAAAAACCAGCACTTGCAGAAGCGAATCAACCATACcgcctcctctctctctctctgtgaaACCATTCTGTTCTCTCCTTCTTGTTCATAAACTTCTCATGCTTCTTTTGTGGTCCATATTTTCACTACTTCTGTGACCAACTTTGATGTATTCTTTACCAAAGGAACATGATTACATAGGCTTGTCAGAGACTCCTTCAATGGAAAATATCTCTGAAAAGCTCTCCTCTTCCTCTACTTCCTCCTCTACCCTCTCAACTGAAGAGaaaaacaacagcagcagcaacaacaacaacaaaaataacaatactTCTCTCAACATGAAAGAAACTGAGCTAAGGCTTGGCTTGCCAGGGTCTCAGTCTCCAGAGAGAAAACCAACAGTACCCGCAGCTGGCGTGTCTCTTGTTGGAAAAGATATTGACACCAACAACACTAATGCTTATTCTCTTATCCCAGTAAAGAATTTAGTGTCAGGGGCTAAGAGAGTTTTCTCAGATGCCATTGATGGGTCTACTGGGAAATGGGTTTTCTCTGGTGGTAATGGATCTGAGGTTGATTTGAATAAAGGAGCTGTTCTGTTCTCTCCCAGAGGCGATAATGGCAACCCCCATAAACCTCGGGTAGCGGGACCTGCGAAGAAAGATGTTGCTCAATCTCCAAAGCCAGTTCAAGAGAAAAACAGCCAAGTGGCTGCTGCAAATGAGAACAGCAGTGCTCCTGCTGCAAAGTAAGCTGGCGTTGATTGCCTTTCTGCTTTAGgagttattttctttgttggttTGTCTTTTGGTTCGATACTTTGTGTTTGTTACTGTATTTGATTGTTGGCCGAATTGTGGGATAGAGGAAGAAAATCAAACCATTAGTTCCAAGAAAATGCAGCTGTGAGCAAATCAAACTATAttagaatgttttttattttttttgtctcgaGAAAGATAAATGGAATCACTAACCTCAGCTTTAATCAGAGGGTTGCATACAGCTCAGTTGAGTGTAATTAACTTGGTTTTTGGGGGGACCTAGGAATGAAAGGGGTGatctttaaatttgatttctcTTTCCCTTCCTAATCTTGTGCTCcttagatttattttcttgaaagttttgtcttttccttcttgaatattgttcaaactgattttctggttggatttttttttttcctttgaaggGGTTGATGACTGTATATTGCTTCATGTTTAACTTTTTGTTTATGCTGTCGCTGTTATGGGATATTTATCATGGTTGAAACTtgtatgttgagtttatattttcCTCCCATATAATAATTGAGAGGTACTTGCATAAACTGTTGAAAATAAATAGTGGGTATTTCTTCATCTTTGTGGAGTTTCTGCGTGCAgtttatttcttcattttcaggcttgatttttctttcaatcaaaaGCGTTCACCTTTGCCTTATCTTGTCTTGGTCAATCATATCTTTGTATGTTAGGGTAACTTTGATAAATCGCTGATCCAAAAGTTTCCATAACAGGACACAGGTGGTAGGATGGCCACCAATTCGCTCATTCCGGAAGAACACCATGGCCTCTAGTTTGGCGAAGAACAATGAAGATGTTGATGGCAAATCAGGATATGGTTACCTGTATGTAAAGGTTAGCATGGATGGTGCTCCATACCTTAGGAAGGTTGACCTTAAAACTTACGGCAATTATCTGGAGCTCTCATCTGCTCTTGAGAAAATGTTTGGCTGCTTCACCATTGGTACCCTCTCTCGTTCCATCATGCTTTCTCCCCCCCCTCCCTTCCTTCACTTATAGGGTTCATAGGCTAAACTTCTGTTAAAAGTTACCTGCTCTATTTTTGTATGGTCCAGAAAATAGAGATGCTTAACTCGTAATAAAACTCAAGAAAGGAGATTTTCAATTGTCAGAGCCACTGCCTATAAGCTGTGCCAAAGGATTTGTGAGGAATGAATGATTTTCTCATGTTATCCTGTTGTAACGAACCAGTTCCATAACTGGGAATTGGAATTTTATGGTTGATTGATGGTCTTGTTCCCTTGAAAAGATTAATGAAATTGTTATGATTATATCTAGCCCACTGCAATTTCCAGATTACTCTGCAATTAAACTAGGCTGCCTTATGATTTATGCACCTATATATACACCATAAGGTGGTCAAAGTTGGAGGTTGTTGACTCATGTTTATTTATGAATGATTCAGGACAATGTGGTTCTCATGGGCTTCCAGCGCGAGATGGCCTAACTGAGAGTTGTTTGAAGGATCTACATGGTTCTGAATATGTTCTCACATTTGAAGACAAGGATGGTGATTGGATGCTGGTTGGTGATGTTCCTTGGGAGTAAGTGCAATCCTCATCTCTTTTACTTCAAGAGTTCTGCAATCAATTCCTtggatgatttgtttttcacgAGATGAAATTGCAGGAATTGTTCTCTGAAAACACAGTAGGGTTTGGTTAACAGAATTGAACCTAAGTGTTTTGAAGCTGAATTATAGTTGATCTGATCTCTGAAAACACACGAGGCCTTAGAATGCATTGTTCAAAGATCAAAATCCTCTCATCTGATACCTAAGTATCAAACCATTTATTGTCCTCCATTAGCTGCAAATTGTTCCTTTCTAATTTTACTGTTGTTTGCTGTGACAGCATGTTCACCGACTCATGCAGGAGATTGAGGATCATGAAAGGTTCAGAAGCAATTGGACTTGGTAGGTCTACCACGTTTTGATGCTACATTTAAAGCTTATAATATTTGCTCCTCCAATTAACTCTTAGCATACCAATTTTTTAAACATGGCTGAACTCTTAGCATAAGACTCCGATAATCCATTATggtcttgattttattttttcggaTGCAGGAACCAAATTGGATGATCTAACTAATGTTTTGTTTGTATGTCCATTAACATGCAtgcatttttcttgaaattgatttttgtccATCAACTTGTTTGCAGCCCCAAGGGCCATGGAGAAATGCAAGAACCGTAATTAATGTGAAGTGATGAAGCTTCAGAAGGATGTTTTCTGGATTTTAAGAAAGCCTTATAGTGTGTTCAGGTGATGAGCGCTTCGCTCATGAAGCATATGTTTGGAGAGTTTATAAGATCGTAGTATTtagtgaatgaaaaaaaaaatgaaaaacttctTACTAGATTGGATGTCATTGATAATGCATCCAAATTATTTTAAGCTTGTTTAGCTTCCTTGTTTCCTCgtagcttttctttttccaagtgTACTTTAATGTGTAAATGAATGGATTGCTTGTGGGTAACAAGTCTTTGGCTCTCTCTCAATTGTTTATTTACATTTGGTTTGTTGTAATTTGCCGAAATGTTCCTCTTCCTTGGAAAACAATATGAAACAAGCGATGCGGGTTATGGTGGGAACTGTTCTTGGCTCCTTTTCTTCGAGAAGAGCGCCCCGTTCGAACCAAGTCCGGCTTCAATCCCCACAACAACATTTTAATCGATTTACTTTTCAACCTAAACCTGTTTGAAAGCCTTTTGCACTCTTGATTCGAGGTAGCTCCGTAGGCAACTACGTCCACCATGACGACCTCTACTGATGGCAGGATGAGAGGTGTGAAATTACATTTGAGGCCGTGATGGTGGAAAACTGGCTGTTGTGCCTGGACTGTTCATTAATCTATCAAACAGTGTCGTCAACTGACAGTGATTTTTCAGTGCTTGCCGCATTAGCCGAGTTACAGGCTCGTGCCAAAGAGAAGATAAATTCAATAACCGTAAGCAGAAGGAGATATTAACAAACAAATTGctaaaacatatcaaaacaaatgtAACAGCATGCGGGCGTAAATCTGAAAGTTGCATcagcataaaataataatagtaaaataaagaaacaactAGAAATGCTCAATTTCAACCGTGGAGAAAAGATATCAATATTAACAACTAGCGTTTCAGTCCAGGGAAAAACTAACTAAGATCTCTTATCTATTCTAGACAGCTTTAAGATTCTTGTTCAGAGATTTCAAGATAAACCATCTGGGTATAACCATTAAATACAGAGCGATCAAGTCTACTTAATCCCAGCCGCTGGAACAAGCCATAACGGCCATCTTCAACAATAGGACTGGTAGCGCGAGCAGGATCATATCGTGTTTGATGAGTGAGGGAAGGGCCGGCTACAGGAGGGAGCTCCCAGTAAATATCGAGAATTGATTCAATGAACCTGCTGTTCTGAAAATGTTCTGCGTAGGAAATTGGTTTATTACTGTGATTGAAATCATCCCGCATCCAGCCCCCAACACCCCACCATGCTTCATTCGGTCCACATAGTTCATCTATACCAACTGCCTTCTCCCAGAACAACTTCCTTTTCAATCTAATCCTAGCTTCATCACTGTCCCTAAAGCAACTATGGCCACCTCCTGAAATTTGTTTAACAAGTGGATCTTTCAGAAAACCCAATTCAATCTCTGACTCACAGTAAGATGCAGATTGCAttagtattaaataaaaaagaaaggacaaGGGGGGAAGATTCTTCGATGGAGTCAGTTACAATTTAATccgaaatatattttaagatgcCTCATAGAAAATATCAAATCCAAAGTTGAGAgttagatttgttttgtttagatCCTGCAGCTAATAAATTTGCAAATCAGGAACAATTGGAACTGTTGGCCAATTTCCATAGCATTCCTAAAACCTAATTATTTTGACACAAAACACTACTCTTTGTTTTGTGACATTTCACCTCACAGGATGAAAACTTTTGCAGTTCAAGATAACAGAAGAACAATGTTTGCAATATGGATTTCCAGAAAAAGGCAAAGAAAGCAACCACGGAAATTATTAGAGCAGAAGGGGATGAACATGCACCTCTTATATAGGACTGGTCGCATATCTGCCTCAAGGAATAATGATCTCCAGTTCCAGTATCATAATTATCCTCGAACACAAGATGCCGAAAACCAGCATCCAATGCCTGCTTTACTCTGCCCATAAAATCATTAATCAAGTAAAATTGGCAATGAGCAAATTTAGCAGGGTAAAATACATGCATGTGCATAAAATGTGTAGAGGTAAACAGCACTAGACAGATTGTATGAGTACCTCTTCAATTCATTTTGATGGTCATCAAAAAAGATAAGAACTCGACTGAGATCAGTAATCCCATGTTTTTTCATCATGCTCTTCCAATCAACACTTCCAAAATCTACAAAATCTTTTCCAGCTAAGTATGTGCAATTACCATCAACATATGCAGGTCCCTTCTTGAGGTACTTCTCAGGATGCCTGGGTGAAAGCGAAATAATAGGTGTGTCTGGCATTGCTTGTCGCAGAACCCAAGTGGAATGCCCCTTGAAAGCACCACTCTCAATCATTAGAACTGGCTTCAGCCACCTTGCAGTGAACCAAAGCCCAAAGCTGTGGTCAAAACCCATCCCAtacatgttgttttttatagggCGAGATTCGTAAATTGGTACAAACTCTTCCAAGCCTTTGATTAAATCCTTGGATGTCCACTGAACTGTTTTTCCATGTTTCGATCTGCCTTTTGCCAAGGACAAAAATCAAATGGGAGTGGATGATAAGAACTCAAATTATATTCTCAAGCTAAGGTTTTCAATAAACTTAATATAGCATCCAATGCCATCAAACTCAAAACGGTGAATCAGATTAGTCTGGGCAAACAAAAATTTCCATAATATGGTGAAAGGAAACAAGAagat
This genomic interval from Populus alba chromosome 1, ASM523922v2, whole genome shotgun sequence contains the following:
- the LOC118046200 gene encoding auxin-responsive protein IAA27; amino-acid sequence: MYSLPKEHDYIGLSETPSMENISEKLSSSSTSSSTLSTEEKNNSSSNNNNKNNNTSLNMKETELRLGLPGSQSPERKPTVPAAGVSLVGKDIDTNNTNAYSLIPVKNLVSGAKRVFSDAIDGSTGKWVFSGGNGSEVDLNKGAVLFSPRGDNGNPHKPRVAGPAKKDVAQSPKPVQEKNSQVAAANENSSAPAAKTQVVGWPPIRSFRKNTMASSLAKNNEDVDGKSGYGYLYVKVSMDGAPYLRKVDLKTYGNYLELSSALEKMFGCFTIGQCGSHGLPARDGLTESCLKDLHGSEYVLTFEDKDGDWMLVGDVPWDMFTDSCRRLRIMKGSEAIGLAPRAMEKCKNRN
- the LOC118046198 gene encoding uncharacterized protein — translated: MHTLVHSPSATTNMLDRVLSSRRVTSHLDDAETDASTDDSKTKKQNLSLLASNYLSRLSHFCICPTACLLICLLLAVILITSLAFHSRSFVCVSDPGSRAGFFGLEGLESDFGSLGVPWCRSKHGKTVQWTSKDLIKGLEEFVPIYESRPIKNNMYGMGFDHSFGLWFTARWLKPVLMIESGAFKGHSTWVLRQAMPDTPIISLSPRHPEKYLKKGPAYVDGNCTYLAGKDFVDFGSVDWKSMMKKHGITDLSRVLIFFDDHQNELKRVKQALDAGFRHLVFEDNYDTGTGDHYSLRQICDQSYIRGGGHSCFRDSDEARIRLKRKLFWEKAVGIDELCGPNEAWWGVGGWMRDDFNHSNKPISYAEHFQNSRFIESILDIYWELPPVAGPSLTHQTRYDPARATSPIVEDGRYGLFQRLGLSRLDRSVFNGYTQMVYLEISEQES